Proteins found in one Syngnathus acus chromosome 9, fSynAcu1.2, whole genome shotgun sequence genomic segment:
- the tbx16 gene encoding T-box transcription factor 16, whose product MQSIRDLKANFSGPPPSTMGSGDAYLQGNIRMTLEDPELWRTFCEIGTEMIITKPGRRMFPHCKVNLSGLIPCAKYILLVDMVPEDGYRYKWNKEKWEVAGKAEPQPPCRTYLHPDSPAPGSHWMKQSISFLKLKLTNNTLDQHGHIILHSMHRYHPRFHIVQADDLFSVRWSVFQTFTFPETSFTAVTAYQNTKITKLKIDHNPFAKGFRDEGTTKKRRANKNLGDLDKKVKLSEMNKQAEEDSPSDFCRSSFEAYEGDEAEVQKKKEVDEIKEERYSPWSTEREHGARNGSPPAAESRDVYNTEQLVPAPASYQPYRFHEYGKSPSPSSSVGSSASGSGRSSFESRVPEVAVSDHDSSKPRTQEVVAPSPCAPQHFPSSQDYPGVLNMTVAQASKPGVLGHHIYGPYGAEQPLGQWSGSGPAQYPPPHHLTADYTTQAVHHGYPHGNVTEWSQYPLFSYSCW is encoded by the exons ATGCAGTCCATCAGGG ACTTGAAGGCCAACTTCAGCGGGCCTCCTCCCTCTACCATGGGTTCTGGCGACGCTTATCTGCAGGGCAACATCCGCATGACTCTGGAGGACCCCGAACTCTGGAGGACCTTCTGTGAGATCGGAACAGAGATGATCATCACTAAGCCGGGCAG gAGAATGTTTCCACACTGCAAAGTCAATCTATCCGGTCTTATTCCATGTGCCAAGTACATTTTGCTGGTTGATATGGTGCCAGAGGACGGCTACAGATATAAG TGGAATAAAGAGAAATGGGAGGTTGCGGGTAAAGCGGAGCCTCAGCCCCCCTGCAGGACGTACTTGCACCCCGACTCTCCCGCCCCGGGGAGCCACTGGATGAAGCAGTCCATTTCCTTCCTCAAACTCAAGCTCACCAACAATACTCTTGACCAACACGGACAC ATTATCTTGCACTCAATGCATCGCTACCACCCACGCTTCCACATCGTTCAAGCCGATGACCTGTTCAGCGTCCGCTGGAGCGTCTTCCAGACGTTCACCTTCCCGGAGACGTCCTTCACAGCGGTCACCGCCTACCAGAACACAAAG ATCACTAAACTGAAGATCGACCATAACCCGTTTGCCAAAGGTTTTCGTGACGAAGGCACGACCAAGAAGAG GCGCGCAAACAAGAACCTGGGTGACCTCGACAAGAAAGTCAAACTCTCTGAAATGAACAAGCAAGCTGAGGAGGACAGTCCATCAG ATTTCTGCAGGTCGTCTTTTGAAGCTTACGAGGGAGACGAAGCAGAGGTGCAAAAGAAGAAGGAGGTCGACGAGATCAAGGAGGAGCGCTACTCTCCTTGGTCGACAGAAAGAGAGCACGGCGCCAGGAATGGCTCTCCTCCTGCGGCTGAATCACGGGACGTTTACAACACGGAGCAGCTGGTTCCTGCTCCGGCATCCTACCAGCCCTACAG GTTCCACGAGTACGGAAAGTCTCCCTCCCCATCCTCCAGCGTCGGAAGCAGCGCCAGCGGTTCGGGCCGCAGCAGCTTCGAGTCGCGCGTCCCGGAGGTGGCCGTCTCCGATCACGACTCGTCAAAGCCTCGCACGCAGGAGGTAGTAGCCCCCTCCCCTTGCGCCCCCCAGCATTTCCCGAGCTCCCAAGACTATCCCGGAGTGCTCAACATGACTGTGGCCCAAGCAAGCAAGCCGGGCGTCCTCGGCCACCACATCTACGGCCCTTACGGCGCCGAGCAGCCCCTGGGACAGTGGAGCGGCTCTGGTCCGGCCCAGTACCCGCCTCCTCATCACCTGACCGCTGACTACACCACGCAAGCAGTGCATCACGGCTATCCCCATGGCAACGTGACCGAGTGGAGCCAGTACCCACTGTTTTCTTATTCTTGCTGGTGA